The Trichoderma atroviride chromosome 5, complete sequence genome contains a region encoding:
- a CDS encoding uncharacterized protein (EggNog:ENOG41), whose amino-acid sequence MATAYKIQIDPSRVGLLGYKHNEAAAAKLSELLQKDLDGHHVFFLARGYHNHMAHHLCTLYGAGATPEELQAASDRDAEIQIHQFQLNDGVLEDLCRDWAANAPKYLGDAKYYTDFLRYFQEKIDARGWKAVLVEYLFSGKESTHDMYRRSWGSFAHSFIQLIYGIEWYQPAIIAQGLAQSAIHDTYVGDFLDKVDKAAAAKVPSQRLNTCELYEQVHSDPDFVNSVRNGNPNKILNGVEVLCPNEGVNYLARFKADPINLAEGIAENIHAAAYMASSCVFHPPDYPRFDFFLIHHLTIGPFLLLIQDAAWIPTSVKLQTLEWKTRFDILHYVVRWAPPLQLGGISSYTPKDTVLVNTWEELLPRFINMPDDGHVVKTARALGLAQRLSQDYLDRPWIRIRDDKTWLNTQYLLLDSTWEHPEFPWVRTAGWDEAWEDSGLPETILVEHHRAKTLFQVS is encoded by the exons ATGGCTACAGCATACAAGATACAGATTGACCCAAGCCGCGTCGGCCTCCTAGGTTATAAACACAacgaagctgcagcagctaaGCTGTCTGAGCTGCTTCAGAAAGATCTCGAC GGGCATCATGTTTTCTTCCTGGCGAGAGGTTACCACAACCAT ATGGCACACCACCTATGTACACTCTACGGCGCAGGGGCGACTCCCGAGGAGCTCCAGGCCGCGTCCGACCGCGACGCTGAAATTCAGATTCATCAGTTTCAGCTAAACGATGGCGTTCTCGAAGACCTTTGCCGAGATTGGGCAGCCAATGCTCCCAAGTATCTCGGAGATGCCAAGTACTATACCGATTTCTTGCGATACTTCCAGGAGAAAATAGACGCAAGGGGGTGGAAGGCTGTATTGGTGGAATATCTCTTCAGCGGTAAAGAGAGCACTCACGACATGTACCGTCGCAGCTGGGGTA GCTTTGCCCATTCGTTCATCCAGCTCATATACGGCATCGAGTGGTATCAGcctgccatcatcgcccaAGGCCTGGCCCAATCCGCCATCCACGACACCTACGTGGGCGACTTTCTGGATAAAGTGGacaaggctgcagcagcaaaagtgCCTTCACAGCGTCTCAACACTTGCGAGCTGTACGAACAGGTCCACTCCGACCCGGACTTTGTCAACAGTGTGCGAAATGGAAACCCAAACAAGATCCTGAACGGTGTCGAGGTCCTGTGCCCCAACGAGGGCGTGAACTATCTCGCCCGGTTCAAGGCTGACCCCATCAACCTGGCAGAAGGCATCGCGGAGAACATCCACGCGGCCGCGTATATGGCGTCGTCGTGTGTTTTCCACCCTCCAGACTACCCGAGGTTTGACTTCTTCCTCAT TCATCATCTTACCATTGGGCcattcttgctcttgatCCAAGACGCTGCATGGATCCCTACCTCAGTCAAACTGCAAACACTGGAGTGGAAGACTCGCTTTGACATCCTCCACTACGTTGTACGATGGGCCCCTCCCCTGCAACTCGGCGGCATCAGTAGCTATACGCCGAAAGATACTGTACTTGTGAATACCTGGGAGGAGCTGCTTCCCCGGTTCATCAACATGCCCGACGACGGCCATGTGGTCAAGACTGCGAGGGCCCTGGGCCTTGCGCAGCGCCTTTCGCAAGACTACCTCGACCGGCCATGGATCCGCATCAGAGATGACAAGACTTGGTTGAACACGCAATATCTCCTCCTGGACAGCACCTGGGAGCACCCCGAGTTTCCTTGGGTGCGGACTGCTGGATGGGATGAGGCATGGGAGGACAGTGGCCTTCCTGAAACAATCCTTGTCGAACATCACAGGGCCAAGACTTTATTCCAAGTTTCATAA
- a CDS encoding uncharacterized protein (EggNog:ENOG41~SECRETED:SignalP(1-24)): protein MSSIQWMCVLAFTAWACLFTTATATATPEAERACRWISGFMAEYVDYPNSTQYEVSRNGYFTQQQRALRPACYVRPENAIEVAGIMKTLTATNATFNVKSGGFSRFAGASSIDGGVLVDLARMNKVQVLPTGGTMMAGPAAKFYGIYRRFDDKKMAGIGPKNGDLSVAGYFLGCGFSFYSQHSGFACDDVWNYEVVTAKGEIIRASSEENHELFYALRGGGGSSFGIVTRFDFVRFFNKKTWWQHIMFPASMNLEVMKAYANAAKKVLGKDLYSHMFLMTFFSEDHQEYVTEVHIVHSGKDTSHDRKPPRLSKPFKKLTGALQNITEGNGVANLTQTFMEPAGLRRSAWSTSFGFDKPEFLAEILSRWQAMDEKLKSLPGQRNFRSEIELQPVSKRMIWNARHKGDNALGLPISMVPMTYVLFSVQWDDPAFDDIVEAESKRFIDGIEETGRQNAQLRGVIHMNYAHPSQD, encoded by the exons ATGTCTTCAATTCAGTGGATGTGTGTCCTCGCCTTTACGGCTTGGGCATGTCTTTTTAccacggcgacggcgacggcgacacCAGAAGCTGAACGTGCG TGCAGATGGATCTCCGGCTTCATGGCCGAGTATGTCGATTATCCAAACTCGACACAATACGAAGTCAGCAGAAATGGCTACTTcacccagcagcagcgcgccCTCCGCCCTGCTTGTTACGTGCGTCCGGAAAATGCCATTGAAGTCGCCGGCATCATGAAGACTCTCACGGCAACAAATGCCACGTTCAACGTCAAGAGTGGCGGCTTCTCGCGCTTTGCCGGCGCCTCCAGCATCGACGGCGGCGTGCTCGTCGATCTCGCCCGCATGAACAAGGTTCAAGTCCTTCCTACAGGAGGCACCATGATGGCCGGCCCGGCCGCAAAGTTCTATGGTATTTACCGCCGCTTTGACgacaagaagatggcggGCATAGGCCCCAAGAATGGCGATCTAAGCGTCGCAGGATACTTTCTCGGCTGTGGCTTTTCATTCTATTCGCAGCATTCTGGGTTCGCCTGCGATGACGTGTGGAACTACGAAGTTGTCACGGCAAAAGGGGAAATCATCAGAGCCAGCAGCGAGGAGAACCACGAGCTCTTCTATGCCCTtcgtggcggcggcggctccaGCTTTGGAATCGTCACCCGCTTCGATTTTGTTCGCTTCTTTAACAAGAAGACATGGTGGCAGCACATCATGTTTCCTGCTTCCATGAATCTGGAAGTGATGAAGGCCTATGCCAATGCGGCAAAGAAGGTTCTTGGAAAAGACTTGTACTCCCATATGTTCCTGATGACCTTCTTCTCAGAAGACCACCAAGAGTACGTGACCGAGGTCCACATCGTGCATTCCGGGAAAGACACGTCGCATGACCGAAAGCCGCCGAGATTGTCAAAGCCTTTCAAAAAGCTTACAGGAGCCCTGCAGAACATCACCGAGGGAAACGGAGTTGCCAACTTAACACAAACCTTCATGGAGCCTGCTGGCCTCCGTCGCTCGGCCTGGTCGACCTCGTTTGGCTTCGATAAGCCCGAGTTCCTCGCCGAAATTCTCTCCCGCTGGCAAGCAATGGATGAGAAACTCAAGAGCTTGCCGGGCCAGAGAAACTTTAGGTCAGAGATAGAACTCCAGCCCGTGTCGAAACGCATGATTTGGAACGCGCGGCACAAGGGCGACAATGCCTTGGGATTGCCCATTTCAATGGTCCCGATGACATACGTCCTCTTTTCCGTGCAGTGGGACGACCCGGCCTTTGATGATATCGTGGAAGCTGAGTCTAAGCGTTTCATCGATGGAATTGAAGAGACGGGTAGGCAAAATGCCCAGCTTCGCGGCGTCATACACATGAACTACGCTCATCCCAGCCAAGATTAA
- a CDS encoding uncharacterized protein (EggNog:ENOG41), whose product MDTPPPIIIGLEGLIQHSLPRITRFRSAAAAMTNFGRLSPFLKRLQVSVLLLGSIYRKFSQYDMIAGSDLCLGICHDSLVQTQGMMQAVLQAPDGDNVYDLDAEVLIERLPDEISSFVSSVELLRSTYQESQSEYILGSMKELANLRQDYSKHLQDCTNRKKGALLVPMTGSSEDERTSRSDGTQLTEPEVSSTKSPGQKAIQAKLALSRSTAAVRGKLGHTAVLGAQSRPSRSAKLGHEAKKNKEA is encoded by the exons ATGGACACCCCCccgcccatcatcatcggccttGAAGGCCTCATCCAGCACTCCCTCCCACGCATCACCCGATTCCGCAGcgccgcagccgccatgACAAACTTTGGGCGCCTGTCGCCCTTTCTGAAGCGGCTCCAAGTCAGCGTCCTGCTTTTGGGCTCCATATACCGCAAGTTCTCGCAGTACGACATGATTGCGGGATCTGATCTGTGCCTTGGTATCTGCCACGACAGCCTGGTGCAGACGCAGGGCATGATGCAGGCGGTGCTGCAGGCGCCAGATGGCGACAATGTATACGATTTAGATGCAGAGGTGCTGATTGAGAGGTTACCGGATGAGATTAGCTCGTTTGTCTCCTCTGTTGAGCTTTTGAGAAGCACATACCAAGA ATCACAATCCGAATACATACTCGGATCAATGAAGGAGCTCGCCAATCTACGACAAGACTACTCCAAACATCTACAAGACTGCACGAACCGGAAAAAAGGAGCGCTTCTCGTCCCAATGACGGGATCCAGTGAAGATGAGCGGACGTCGCGCTCGGATGGGACACAGCTCACCGAACCCGAAGTATCGTCTACCAAGTCCCCTGGACAAAAGGCCATCCAAGCCAAATTGGCACTTTCACGCAGCACTGCTGCTGTAAGAGGAAAGCTCGGTCACACCGCTGTTTTGGGAGCACAGTCCAGGCCCAGCAGAAGCGCAAAGCTTGGACATGAGGCtaagaagaataaagaagCGTGA